Proteins found in one Phocoena sinus isolate mPhoSin1 chromosome 19, mPhoSin1.pri, whole genome shotgun sequence genomic segment:
- the IRF3 gene encoding interferon regulatory factor 3 isoform X3: MGTQKPRILPWLVSQLDQGQLEGVAWLDESRTRFRIPWKHGLRQDAQLEDFGIFQAWAEASGAYTPGKDKPDLPTWKRNFRSALNRKEALRLAEDHSKDPHNPHKIYEFVTSGVGNLAEPDTSLDTNGRFSASDIQEDILEKLLSDMDLAPDGGPSSLTMAPENPPQLLLGPNLDVPAPCPKPGPPENPLKQLLESEEDLIAFIEGSGRSPRYTLWFCVGQSWPQDQPWVKRLVMVKVVPMCLRALLDMARVGGASSLENTVDLHISNSQPLSLTSDQYKAYLQDLVEDMDF; this comes from the exons ATGGGAACACAAAAGCCTCGCATCCTGCCCTGGCTGGTATCTCAGCTGGACCAGGGGCAGTTGGAGGGCGTGGCCTGGCTGGATGAGAGCCGCACGCGCTTCCGCATCCCTTGGAAGCACGGCTTGCGGCAGGATGCCCAGCTGGAGGACTTCGGCATTTTCCAG GCCTGGGCTGAGGCCAGTGGTGCCTACACTCCTGGGAAGGATAAGCCGGACCTGCCCACCTGGAAGAGGAATTTCCGGTCCGCCCTGAACCGGAAGGAAGCGTTGCGTTTAGCAGAGGACCACAGCAAGGACCCTCACAACCCGCACAAGATCTATGAGTTTGTGACCTCAG GAGTTGGGAACTTAGCTGAGCCAGACACCTCTCTAGACACCAATGGCAGATTCAGTGCCTCTGATATCCAG gaAGACATTCTGGAGAAGTTACTGAGTGACATGGACTTGGCCCCAGATGGAGGGCCCTCAAGTCTGACCATGGCCCCTGAGAACCCCCCTCAGCTCTTGCTGGGCCCCAACTTAGATGTCCCTGCTCCTTGCCCAAAGCCGGGACCCCCTGAAAACCCACTGAAGCAGCTGTTGGAGAGCGAGGAAG ATCTGATTGCCTTCATCGAAGGAAGCGGACGCTCACCACGCTACACCCTCTGGTTCTGCGTGGGGCAGTCATGGCCCCAGGACCAACCATGGGTCAAGAGGCTCGTGATGGTCAAG GTTGTCCCCATGTGCCTCAGAGCCCTGCTAGACATGGCACGGGTAGGGGGTGCCTCCTCCCTGGAGAACACTGTGGACCTTCACATTTCTAACAGCCAACCACTCTCCCTCACCTCAGACCAGTACAAGGCCTACCTCCAGGACCTGGTCGAGGACATGGACTTCTAG
- the IRF3 gene encoding interferon regulatory factor 3 isoform X2 produces MHPGEFGASGAWAEASGAYTPGKDKPDLPTWKRNFRSALNRKEALRLAEDHSKDPHNPHKIYEFVTSGVGNLAEPDTSLDTNGRFSASDIQEDILEKLLSDMDLAPDGGPSSLTMAPENPPQLLLGPNLDVPAPCPKPGPPENPLKQLLESEEEWEFEVTVFYRGCQVFQQTVFCPGGLRLVGSEAGDRTLPGQPIRLPDPAASLTDRGVTDYVQRVLSCLGGGLALWRAGQWLWAQRLGHCRVYWAVGEELLPNSGHRPDGEVPKDREGGVFNIGPFIADLIAFIEGSGRSPRYTLWFCVGQSWPQDQPWVKRLVMVKVVPMCLRALLDMARVGGASSLENTVDLHISNSQPLSLTSDQYKAYLQDLVEDMDF; encoded by the exons ATGCATCCTGGGGAGTTCGGGGCCTCCGGG GCCTGGGCTGAGGCCAGTGGTGCCTACACTCCTGGGAAGGATAAGCCGGACCTGCCCACCTGGAAGAGGAATTTCCGGTCCGCCCTGAACCGGAAGGAAGCGTTGCGTTTAGCAGAGGACCACAGCAAGGACCCTCACAACCCGCACAAGATCTATGAGTTTGTGACCTCAG GAGTTGGGAACTTAGCTGAGCCAGACACCTCTCTAGACACCAATGGCAGATTCAGTGCCTCTGATATCCAG gaAGACATTCTGGAGAAGTTACTGAGTGACATGGACTTGGCCCCAGATGGAGGGCCCTCAAGTCTGACCATGGCCCCTGAGAACCCCCCTCAGCTCTTGCTGGGCCCCAACTTAGATGTCCCTGCTCCTTGCCCAAAGCCGGGACCCCCTGAAAACCCACTGAAGCAGCTGTTGGAGAGCGAGGAAG AGTGGGAGTTCGAGGTGACCGTCTTCTACCGGGGCTGCCAAGTCTTCCAGCAGACTGTCTTCTGCCCGGGGGGCCTGCGGCTGGTGGGATCAGAAGCAGGGGACAGGACACTGCCTGGGCAGCCAATAAGACTGCCAGACCCCGCGGCGTCCCTGACAGACAGGGGCGTGACAGACTACGTGCAGCGGGTGCTGAGCTGCCTGGGCGGGGGACTAGCTCTGTGGAGGGCTGGGCAGTGGCTCTGGGCCCAGAGGCTGGGGCACTGCCGTGTGTACTGGGCCGTGGGCGAGGAACTCCTCCCCAACAGTGGTCACAGGCCTGATGGTGAGGTGCCCAAGGACAGGGAAGGAGGCGTGTTCAACATAGGGCCCTTCATAGCAG ATCTGATTGCCTTCATCGAAGGAAGCGGACGCTCACCACGCTACACCCTCTGGTTCTGCGTGGGGCAGTCATGGCCCCAGGACCAACCATGGGTCAAGAGGCTCGTGATGGTCAAG GTTGTCCCCATGTGCCTCAGAGCCCTGCTAGACATGGCACGGGTAGGGGGTGCCTCCTCCCTGGAGAACACTGTGGACCTTCACATTTCTAACAGCCAACCACTCTCCCTCACCTCAGACCAGTACAAGGCCTACCTCCAGGACCTGGTCGAGGACATGGACTTCTAG
- the IRF3 gene encoding interferon regulatory factor 3 isoform X1 gives MGTQKPRILPWLVSQLDQGQLEGVAWLDESRTRFRIPWKHGLRQDAQLEDFGIFQAWAEASGAYTPGKDKPDLPTWKRNFRSALNRKEALRLAEDHSKDPHNPHKIYEFVTSGVGNLAEPDTSLDTNGRFSASDIQEDILEKLLSDMDLAPDGGPSSLTMAPENPPQLLLGPNLDVPAPCPKPGPPENPLKQLLESEEEWEFEVTVFYRGCQVFQQTVFCPGGLRLVGSEAGDRTLPGQPIRLPDPAASLTDRGVTDYVQRVLSCLGGGLALWRAGQWLWAQRLGHCRVYWAVGEELLPNSGHRPDGEVPKDREGGVFNIGPFIADLIAFIEGSGRSPRYTLWFCVGQSWPQDQPWVKRLVMVKVVPMCLRALLDMARVGGASSLENTVDLHISNSQPLSLTSDQYKAYLQDLVEDMDF, from the exons ATGGGAACACAAAAGCCTCGCATCCTGCCCTGGCTGGTATCTCAGCTGGACCAGGGGCAGTTGGAGGGCGTGGCCTGGCTGGATGAGAGCCGCACGCGCTTCCGCATCCCTTGGAAGCACGGCTTGCGGCAGGATGCCCAGCTGGAGGACTTCGGCATTTTCCAG GCCTGGGCTGAGGCCAGTGGTGCCTACACTCCTGGGAAGGATAAGCCGGACCTGCCCACCTGGAAGAGGAATTTCCGGTCCGCCCTGAACCGGAAGGAAGCGTTGCGTTTAGCAGAGGACCACAGCAAGGACCCTCACAACCCGCACAAGATCTATGAGTTTGTGACCTCAG GAGTTGGGAACTTAGCTGAGCCAGACACCTCTCTAGACACCAATGGCAGATTCAGTGCCTCTGATATCCAG gaAGACATTCTGGAGAAGTTACTGAGTGACATGGACTTGGCCCCAGATGGAGGGCCCTCAAGTCTGACCATGGCCCCTGAGAACCCCCCTCAGCTCTTGCTGGGCCCCAACTTAGATGTCCCTGCTCCTTGCCCAAAGCCGGGACCCCCTGAAAACCCACTGAAGCAGCTGTTGGAGAGCGAGGAAG AGTGGGAGTTCGAGGTGACCGTCTTCTACCGGGGCTGCCAAGTCTTCCAGCAGACTGTCTTCTGCCCGGGGGGCCTGCGGCTGGTGGGATCAGAAGCAGGGGACAGGACACTGCCTGGGCAGCCAATAAGACTGCCAGACCCCGCGGCGTCCCTGACAGACAGGGGCGTGACAGACTACGTGCAGCGGGTGCTGAGCTGCCTGGGCGGGGGACTAGCTCTGTGGAGGGCTGGGCAGTGGCTCTGGGCCCAGAGGCTGGGGCACTGCCGTGTGTACTGGGCCGTGGGCGAGGAACTCCTCCCCAACAGTGGTCACAGGCCTGATGGTGAGGTGCCCAAGGACAGGGAAGGAGGCGTGTTCAACATAGGGCCCTTCATAGCAG ATCTGATTGCCTTCATCGAAGGAAGCGGACGCTCACCACGCTACACCCTCTGGTTCTGCGTGGGGCAGTCATGGCCCCAGGACCAACCATGGGTCAAGAGGCTCGTGATGGTCAAG GTTGTCCCCATGTGCCTCAGAGCCCTGCTAGACATGGCACGGGTAGGGGGTGCCTCCTCCCTGGAGAACACTGTGGACCTTCACATTTCTAACAGCCAACCACTCTCCCTCACCTCAGACCAGTACAAGGCCTACCTCCAGGACCTGGTCGAGGACATGGACTTCTAG